The Planctellipticum variicoloris DNA window AGGTCCATGCCCGGCGGACCTTCGAGCACGTAGTAGTAGATCTGGCCCAAGGCGGTGGCGTCCGGGGCAAGCACCGGAGTCACACCGTCCGGCAGCGACCCCGACGCCGTCGTTAACTGCTCGGCAACACGCGACCGTGCCCAGTAAAAGTCGACAGCATCGTCGAACGTCACCTGGACGAAGCTGAAACCGAACATACTCCGGCCACGGACGCTCTTCGCGCCGGGGACCGCCTGCAGGGCCACCGACAGGGGATAGGTGACCTGGTCTTCGACGTCCTTGGGGGATCGCCCGAGCCACTCGACGAGCACGATGACCTGGTTTTCGCCCACGTTCGGGATTGCGTCGAGGGGGACCTTCTGCGTCGCATACCAGCCCCAGGCGACGATGACGATCGATGCCAAGGCGACCAGCATCCGTTCGCGAATGCAGAAGGCGAGAAGTTTCTCGATCATCGCGTCTCCCCTCGACCGGGACGAGACTTAGGTTTCTGCGATTCGGGAGGGGAGATCTCCTCGATCTCAAACATCTCAAGATCGTCCAGCGAGGGAGCGCCCGCCGCCGCTTCGCCTTCGGCCGAGGGCTTTGCTTCGCTGCTGTTGCGCGCCGCCAGCTTCTTCAGGTACTTGTCCGGTTCGGACAGCAACGACTTGCGGCAGGCCTCGCAACAGAGGAAAACAGGCTTCCCGTCCACGCTCAGCCGCACGGGCTGGCCCATTGTTCCCAGCTTCAGATCGGCAACCGGACAGACCTCCTGCCGCTTGGCGAGTCGCCGGTCTTCCGCCGAGAGTCCCGCCAATGGATCTTCGAACGACGGTGGTGGTCCGGCGGATGTCTTGCGGTTAGCCAGCACGGCCTGGTACTTGTCGGGGGCTGCCTTGAACTTGCCTTCGCAGGCCGGACAACAGAGGAACACGGTCTTACCATCGGCAATCACGCGGGGAGGGACTCCCATTGAACCCAGCCGGAGGTTCGTCACGGGGCAGATCTGCTGTTCGACGGCAAGGCGTCGATCATTGGTCGCAAGTTTGTCCAGCACCGCGAGCATTTCGGGCGTCAGCAGTTCTTCGCGTTTCGGTTCTGCTCTGGTCGGATCGATCAGCGAAGGGTTGCCGGCCAGTTGCATCTGGGAGTCGATCAGGAAGTTGCCGCGTGTCGCGACCCGCTCTCCCTCGCCAATTCCGCTGCGGATAACGATCTGGTCGCCCGTAGTCGGCCCCAGCACGACGCGGCGAATCTCGAAGCGTCCCGGTTCGGTCTCCACGTACACGACGCTGTGGCTCCCGGCCATCAGCACCGCATCGCGCGGGATGACAATCGCCTGGCTGCCGGCAATCGGTTCGCCGATGAACCCCAGGGATGCCGCCGGAACCAGCTCCACTCCGCAGACCGAACACTGGCCCGGCGTGGATGACATGACCTGGGGATGGCGTGGGCTGATCCACTTGTCGGCCAGTTCCGGATCGTAAACGAGCGATTCCTCCTGAGTTCCGAATGGAACCTCAATCGTTGCCCTCGCGTAATCCCCCACGCGCAACATGCCCTTTTCGTTGGGAATCACCACGCGCACGCCGACCGTCCTGGTCTTCGGATCGACTTGCGGATCCACGAACGCCACGCGGCCGGAGAATTTCCGGCCGGGGAGTGACTGCACTTCGGCCTCCACCTTCTGGCCGTAGCGGATCGCTGTCGCATCCTCGGGAAAGAGCCGCAGCATCAGCCATACCGACGACAGGTCGGCCAGCTTGCAGATCGGATCCCCCTCCTTGACATATTGCCCCTCGACCGCGAGCTTCTCGATCACCGTCCCGCTGATCGGCGCGCACAGTTCGAGGCGACTGTCGGCCGCACCCCGCTCTTCAAGATGGCCGATCTGCATGTCGGTCATCCCCAGCAGCTTCAATCGCTCCCGGGCGCTGGCATATAAATCCGGCCCGCTGGAGAGCGTCTTCGTGGTCGACAGGGCCTGGCTCCGCTCACGGGCCTTCCGGGCCAGGAGCAGTTCCACCTGTCCCGAATACAATTGCGGCGAATAGAGCAGCGCGAGGTGATCCCCCTCTTTGACCACGATGCCCGTGTAGTCGGCAAACAACCGGTCGAGACGACCGTCGACGTAGGCTGAAATCGTCTTGAGCGTCCCTTCGTCATAGCGCAGCTCGCCGATGGCACGGATCGAACGGGTGACCGACAGCGACCTGGCTGCGACCGTCTGAATGTTGGCGATTCGCCGCGCTGCCGGATCGATGTGGACGGACCGCAGTTCGCCATGCTGGCTGTGTGAAGACGGAACCAGTTCCATCCCGCAGACCGGGCAGCGTCCGGGCTCGGCCTGCGGCGGCGTGCACATCATCGGGCAGATGTACTGGACGTTGTGATCGACGGCCCCATTGCCCGGCGCGGTCTTCGCTCCGTGGCCGCCGGAAATCCAGCCTTTCCGCTGCGCCAGCCCCAGCCCGACAAACAGCAACGTGCCCGCGGCCAGCACCAGCACCGGTTGGAGCAGCAACATGACCAACGCCCGCGACGCGGATTGAACGGCGCGTGTCTCGCTCACTGCAGGTGGATTCTCTGCTTCGGCCGCAGGGGCAATCGGTTCGGTCGTCTGACCACCCGTCTCCGACGTCGGCGAATGTGAGGATTCCATGAGAAGCTCGCTCCAGAGCCAATGCGCCAGTTCCAGCAGCTCGGTCCGGGAGCGCACGCTCATCAACGGACCAGCTACGGAGAATTCCGAGAAGCAGGGTGCCACGAGACGCCACCGAGATGAGCCCCAAGTCTCAGCCGGCGACAACGTGGACGGCGGGGGCAATCGCAGGAGGGCTTTCGCCAACTCCCGGACGCACAATGCGCAGAATGTCCCCGCGCAGGCCGCCTAGACCGTGAAGCGGCAAAGAACGACGCAGCATTCCAGCGAAGTGGATTCCTGCGACGGAACAGACACAGCGCTACGGAGCGACGGCACACCAGCCGCCACGCGACGCGCCGTTGGCGTGTTGGCAATCACGCACACGAGAACACGCTCCGCCCGGCTCTCATTCGCAGGAACGGCAGGCGTTCCCGACTCGCGGCCGTCGCCACACTGACAGCCGGCGCCACAGGGGCAGGCACCAGTTTCGCAGCACTTGCGATCCCGCGGCTGACAGCCATCACAATGGCTGCGGGGCTGCGAGGCACAGCAGTCACCCGCCGACGCGTCCAACCGGATCTGAGACATCTGGCTACCGTGGCAACCACACGACGCAAACGCCACGTCCTGGGTGGGCACCGCGAGGGCAACCATCCAGATCAAGCAGCGTGTGACAATGTGTTGCGTGGCGGCCAAGTCTCGACGCCTCGATTGAACCTGCGGTTAAAAACATTCCACCGAACATCGATGCAACTTCGGCATTCGGTTCGGCGAAATCCAGTCAAAACCCGGAAGCGACGGATGCTTAGGACTGATTGTCGCATCGTTTTCCGTCCCTTAAGTATGCTCTAGAGTCCACTTTGGTCAAGGTGAATTCGAGACACCAACCTGCACACGCGTCCTTTTCGGGAGCTGCCAGCGGTCACAGTCCGTCGGAAATGGAGGACAGCCAAATCACTTCCCAAGTCCGCCTCTGTCGACCTGACAGGTCGGGATCGGACAGGCCGTGTTCACGGAACTCTTCGAAGTCGCACCACCGCCGTTCAGCAGGTCGCCATTCCCCATCGCTCCGTTCACGGCCTGTCCCGATATACTCTGGTGGAGCCGGATTCGCGAGTTGAGTCGAAATGGCGTTGAGCAGTCGAGTGCCGCGCTTCGGAGATTCATCCGACTCACTGTCCGTAATTGTCGACAGCCCCTCAGGACGCGTAGACATGCCGGAATCCACCGAACCCGCCTACCGCTGCCGGCACTGCAAGACATCGATGGACAGTCTGATCGGGCCGCGTCCATCAAGCCGCTGGAGCGAGGCAGAGGGGCTCCCTTTTCCGTTTGGCGTGACTTGGCTTCCAGCCGAGCAGGCCTACAACTTTGCACTCTACTCGCGCCATGCGCAGACCGTGGAACTCCTGTTCTTTCAGCAAGACAACTGCGACCGTCCCACTTTCGCCTTCCAATTTGACGCATTGCGAAACAAGTCCGGCCCAGTCTGGCACTGCCATATTCCCGTGAGCGATGTCAATGACGCCAGATACTACGCCTATCGGATCGGAGGGCCAAACAACCACGACGAATCGACGCTGCATGCGTTCGACCAGAACAAGATCCTACTGGACCCATACGCCAGAACCGTCTATTTCCCGCCGGCCTTCGACAGGTCTGCCGCCATGCGTTCCGGCTCGAACATGGGACAGGCTCCGGTTGCGCTCCTCGACGAGTGTCAGTGCCGGTTCGAATGGGACGATGACAAGCACGTCCGTCGCGAATCGGACCTGATTATTTACGAAATGCACGTTCGAGGCTTCACGCGGGATTGCAGTTCCGGACTGCCGCCGGAGCGGCGGGGAACCTTTCAAGGCGTCATCGACAAGATTCCTTACCTGTCCGAACTGGGCGTGACGGCCGTCGAGTTGATGCCAGTGTTCCAGTTCGATCCCCAGGACGGCAATTACTGGGGCTACATGCCCTTGACGTTCTTCGCACCGCACCACGGCTACGCGATGTCTGCTGACAGTTGTGCCCAGCGGAGTGAGTTCCGGCGAATGGTGCAGGCGCTGCACGCTGCGGGAATCGAGGTCATTCTGGACGTCGTTTTCAATCACTCGTGCGAAGGCAACTCAGACGGCCCCACATACAGCTTTAAGGGGATCGACAACGCCACGTATTACCTGCTCTCCGAAGATTCCGGGGACGGCTACGTGAACTTCAGCGGTTGCGGGAACACGCTGCGGACGGCCAATGCCCCCGTACGACAGCTCGTCGTCGACAGTCTGCGCTACTGGGCCACGGAGATGCACGTGGATGGCTTTCGCTTCGACTTGGCCTCCGTTTTCACAAGAAAGTCTGACGGTGCCGTGAATTTCGAAGATCCTCCAATCTTCGCGGAGATCGCCGGCGATCCTGAACTTGCCGACGTGAGATTGATCGCCGAGCCCTGGGATGCCGGTGGAGCCTTCCTGCTCGGCCAGCAGTTTCCCGGCAGTTTGTGGATGCAATGGAATTCGCGATACCGGGACTCGATCCAGCGGTTCGTGCGTGGCGATCCGGGCCTGGTCGGCGAGCTGATGACGCGCCTGTATGGCAGCTGCGACTTGTTTCCCGATGATCTTTTCCACTCGCTCCGGCCCAGGCAGAGCCTGAACTACGTGACTTCCCACGACGGGTCGACGATGTACGACCTGGTCGCTTACGATCATCATCACAACGAGGCGAACGGACATGGAAACTCCGACGGCGCGACGGAGTTCGGTCACAACTGCGGTGTCGAGGGGGATATCGACGTTCGGTCCGATGTCATGCGGCTGCGGAAACAGCGGGTCAAGAACTTCTGTTGCCTGCTGATGCTCTCGAACGGTACGCCGATGTTTCGCATGGGTGACGAGTTCCTTCAGACACAGGGGGGCAACAACAACCCGTACAATCAGGACAATGAGACGTCGTGGCTGGATTGGGGGCGATTTGATCAGCACCACGACGTGTTTCGGTTCTTTCGAGAAATGATCGCCTTCCGCAAGGCGCATGTGTCGATCGCGCGAAGCCAATTCTGGCGAGACGACGTCCAGTGGTTTGGCCCCGGAGGTCCCGTCGAACTCTCGGAATCGTCCCGTTCGCTGGCGTTTCTGCTGAAGGGCCACGAAACTGGCGACGCTGACCTGTATGCCATGATCAATGCGTCGGAGTCTACGCTTCGCTTCCGGATTCCAAACGAGTTCCCGCGCGAGTGGAAGCCGATGATCAATACGGCCCTTGAGTCGCCACATGACATTTCCGCAAACGAACCGCTCGGCGAGACGCTCTCTGAGGCCGTCGACGTCGCTCCGCATGCCATCATCGTACTGCAGGCAGGGGCAAAGTGACGCGACTGAGCCGGTGGGCGCATCGCCTGAACTTCGCACGCGTGTCGAAGAGCGCTCTCATCAGCGATCGATTTCGCAACCGCAGATCCGAACGGCCTGAGACGGTCACAAGTTCGACTGACCTTCAGGGGATTCTCAGAAGTGACAGTGACCTTGCCAACGACGACAGAACAACCGTCGAGTCGTTTGAGCCGATTCAGGATCGCGATGCGACGGTGGCCACTCGGCGCACACTTGCTGCTGGCCGTAAACCTGCCGCTGGCAATCATGCTCGCCGTGCTGCTCGTCTTCGAGTACCGAGATGAAATGGATCAGGCCCTGTTGGAGAAGGAAGCCGGGTTGGCCGATGAAGCCATCGCCGTCCATCAGGCGGTGGTCCATCTGCCGAATGAGGCGTCGACGAAGTCGACGGAGGACTTCATCGAACGAGTCTGCGAGAAAATGCGTGTCAATCGGTCGCCCGGACACGTCATCTTTGTAGTTCGCGGTCGCGACGTCCTACTTAGCCACGGACACAGCCAGTTGTCCGCCGACGAGAACGCCGCATTGCTGAACGCATTTCGCGATGGTCGGTCGCGATTCGTAGTTCAAAGCAAGCTTGTTGTGCTGGGAGGATACGAAGACGAGGGCACCGCGGTGATCATTGCCGAACTGGCCACCAACATTCGGCGGAGCGCGAGGCAGGAAGTCCTCTGGCGGTTGGCAAGTCTCTCGGCCCTGGCGGTGGTCGCGGCAGCAATCGTGGATACCGTCCTGTTCCGGCTGATCACGCGGCCGTTGCGACGCATGGCGGCATCGGTGGATGCGGTTGCCGGCGGTGAGTTTGGCGCAACGCTCGAAGTGCCACGGGGGCGTGAACTGCAGACACTCACCCAGTCGTTTAACTCCATGAGCCTGGAACTTGCCAACGAAGAACACCGACGTCGGCGTGAAATGGAGCGGGCACGCGAAATCCAGGAGCACCTGTTGCCCACCGAAGTACGCGTTCCTGGGCTCGTCGTTCGGCAAAACTACCAGCCCGCCGAAGATGTGGCCGGCGATTACTACGATCTGATTCCCCTCTCGAACGGCACTTGGCTCATAGTTATCGCCGATGTCGCCGGGCACGGGATTCCTGCGGCAATGGCGGCGACGCTCCTGAAGGCATTATTGCTGTGCGCATCGCAGATCCATCAGAACTCCGATGAAATCCTGCGGGAAGTCAACCGGCACATCGCGTCGCTGCTTCCGGATGGCATATTTGTCACGACATTAATCGCGGTCTGGCATCCTGACACGGGGCAGCTCGTCTATGTGAATGCGGGCCATCCATCCGGCTTGCTCTGGAATTCTCAGCTCGGATTCCGCGAGCTGTCAGCGTCCGCCGTGCCGGTCGGCATTCTGGCAGATGTCGTTTACCAGCCTTGTGAAGTTCAACTGACCGAGGATGATCGACTGGTGTGGTTCACGGACGGCCTCATCGAGGCATTTTCACCGACCGGTGAGATGTTTGGTCAGAAGCGACTCCAGGAACTGATTGCAACCATCGGACGTGGCTCCTTGGAGGGGCTGCACGACGCGATTCTGTCCGCCGTGCGGGCGTTTGTCGGGGACCGGGCGCTCGCTGACGACCTGACACTCCTGGTTATCGGCCGGGACGCCGGCACTGCGGAGCATCCTTCCAAGTGATACGACTCATTCGCGGATCGAGACTCTCACGACGGAGTCGTTTCCCTGCGACTCGGTTGGGCTGAGCCTCGGCGATCGGTCCCTGCGAAACGCGAATGCCCGCCAGACATGAAACCCGGCGGGCACTCGTCACTCGATGCGATGTTATGGATGGTCGCCGCCGTTCAGACTTTGACGCCGCCTGAAACGAGCGATGACCGTTTGGCTTACTTCTTCTCAGGCTGAGTCGCAGCCGGGGTCTTCTTGGGTGGCGCCGGTGGTGCAATCTTCAGCGTCTTCATCAACTTTGCCAGTTCGGCGTCGGCCTCGGCAATGTCGTGGTAAATGTCGGCACAGCACGCGTGGATCGCCACATTGTCGGTCTTTGCCGCTCCGGCCTGGGCATCCAGCAGGTCGCAGTGTGCGCCGACCTTTTTGTGGATGGATTCGATCTTCGCCACGGCAGCCTGCACGTCCTTGTTGTCGGCATAGGCCTTCTTCGCTTCGGTCAGCGCCTTCTGTGACGCGGTGACGTTCTGACGAATGGCCGTACTGTGCTCCTTCACCTTTTCGACGGCCACTGGCTGCTGGGCCTGGCCGTAGTTGTAGAGCATCTGAGCGTGGTCCTGCGCATGCTGCTGGCGCTTGCTGGCCTCCCAGAAGCCTTCGCCAAAGGCGCCGCGAGCCTTGATCGGCGCTCCGGCTTGTGCGAAGGCCAGCGTGGCGGAAGTCAGAACCAGAACCAGCGTGCAGAAAGTCTTCGAAAACGTCTTCATCGGAAATCCTCAACTGAGGGTGAGCAACTCACCTCGGGAAAAATAAATACAGAAAACTCCGCGCCGGGGCACGTGCCCTGTGCGGCGAGAAACGAGGTTCGGCCATATCCCGTCTGAGCGGAGTAAGGCGTTACGGAGTGACAGCATTGGGGGGCGGGGAGAACGACACTGGAGCGCGACGTTCGCGGCCTGCCAGCGTTCTCACTCTTAGGCACGCGGGCCTCTCAGCACCGCCACACGCACAGACGTGCATGGAGTCGCAGCCTTGGCGGATCGACCGCAGGTGCATGCGCGACTGGAGTCGCGGAAGAATGCAGGCCGATCAGATCACAGATCGCCACCGGCATTACAGCCGATGCGTGATCGGAAGGCGGAGCGTTCTTTTGCAGAACAATGCCGTCTTTGACGCAGCAGCATCGCGGCGGAATGGTCGACGGCCGGTGATCCGAATTCCCGGTCTTCTCCGGACAAATGAGGTGGCAGCAAGCGGGAACCGCAACATCGACGCCGAACACATGTTGAGCGCAACTGATCCCGCAGGTCCCAGGGGGAACCAGGATCACTATTGCGAATAATGCGGCGAATAAACGGTTCACAGGCATTCGGATCACCTGCCGGATGATACGCAGAAACCAATCCCAGTGTGGGCGAATTTCTTCCGGCTGTCAAACAGAATTCGTGTCTGTATCGAATCGCAACTCATCGGTCTGCAAAATGGTGGGGCCTCGTGCAACCTGTGAAACGACCACGCTTGTCGGGAGCCGTGTATCGGGGCGGCACCGTACGTGCCGATGTTACAGTTGAAAAGTCTTCACGCGTTATTTCGACCTTCGCCGCCAATCAGTGCGAAACGGCAACAGCAGCATCGACGGAAGGCGGTCGGCGGTCCGTTCGTCACGAACCTCAGGAAGCCCGATCTCCATCGTCGTGTGCTCGCGGGAGGGCTGCGCACGATAAGTCCCCAGCAGGAAATCCCACCACGGCAGATTGAAGCCGAAATTGCTGTTCGTCTCCACGGGAACGGTCGAGTGGTGGACCCGGTGCATGTCGGGCGTCACGACCAGCAGCCGCAGCCAGCGATCGACGGCAACCGGAATCCGCGCGTTGCTGTGGTTGAACATGGCGGTCGCGTTGAGGACGACTTCGAAGATCAGCACGGCCAGGGCAGACGGCCCCAGCACGGCGACCGCCCCCAGCTTGATCAGAGCCGATAACAGGATTTCCACGGTGTGGAATCGCAGCCCCGTCGTCACGTCGAAATCGAGATCGGCATGATGCACGAGGTGCAGCCGCCAGAAGAGCGGCACGGCGTGGAACATCACGTGCTGCAGGTAGATGGCGAGATCGAGAACCGCCACGGCAAGAGCGATCTCCAGCCAGGCCGGCCAGTCCACGAGGGAGAACAGCCCCCAGCCGCGGGACTGGGCCACGTCCGCCAGCCCGACGGCGGTGACGGGAACTGCCAGCCGCGCCACGACGGTATTCAGAACCACGAGACCGAGATTGCTGGCCCAGCGAGGAGCTTTGGCGACCGTCAGGCGACGGCGCGGAGCGACGATCTCCCAGACCGCCATTGCGGCGAGCACGCTAAACATCACGCCGAGGCGCAGAGTCGCTTCCAGTGATCCGGACATGAGGGCTCCCGCCGCAACGCGCCTGCCTCAGCCCCGCCGCACTGCACGAAGGGACTTGACGGTATCATTTTCTCACTCGGCCCCGCGATAAGGCGGCCGACACATATCGAGCGGCTGCTTGATGGGATCGTAGGGCTGAGTCGGTGACGGTGGCAGCGGAGGAGCACTCGCCACCGACAGCCAGGCCATGACGCTGCCAAGGACAATTGCTCCGAGAACCTGGAGTGATAGACTTCCCCCGTTCGTTGGAACACTTCTCCAGACTGCGCCGAGACTGACCACTGTCAGGGCGAGAAACGCAACCAGGCTCTGCGTGGGAGCGTCGCCCCAGCCGAGCACTGCGGTCGGGCATTCCAGTTTGCCGGCTCTGGCGAGCCAGGTGTGGAAGATTGCGACTCCCAGCCCTGCGATCACGAGCGGCAGCGACAGGACACACATCCGTGCGGAACGATCCCGCTCCAGCCAGCGACCGAACAGCAGGATCGCCGCGGTCGCCATCATGAAGGATCGCTGATAGAAGCAGAGCGGGCAGGCTTTCAGTCCCATGCCGAGGCTCAGGGAGAGACTTCCCGCCGATCCCGCCAGGCTCATCAGCAGAGCGGCGGTCGCCAATGTGCTTGCGCGGGACTCTTCGCCGGTCGCGAGACCGCTGGACTCCGTCATCAATGTCACTCCTCACGAGCGGCGGTCAGCGTCCGCCACTCGCCCACCTTGTCAGAACACCAGCACCTTGTCGGCCCACAGCGTCCAACTCGTCAGCTCATCCATGCTGCTGCGCTGACAGCCTTCGACGAGTTCGGCGTCGGTCATGCCGCGAGCATCCATGCAGGAAGCGCACACGCCAATCTGCCCCTGGTGCCGCACGATCGGACGCAGCATCAGTTCGAGGTTATAGAATCCCTGCGGAACCTTCTGCCCGCGCTTGGCGCAGGCGGCTGCGTCGCCGATCAGGAAGACGCGGACTTCGTTCCCCTCGTGGCGGACCAGGTGATCCGCCAGACGCAGGCCGTTGTACGAGTGCTCGTTCCCGTACGGCGGTCCGTTGAGGATGAACAGAAATTGGGCCATCGGTGACTCCTTGAGGAAGTTCGCCTCCCAACATATCGGGCGGTGGCGCTATTTGTCCGCCTTCTGAAAACCAGACTGCAGCAGCTCGGAATAGCCGGGCTTCAGCGGACGAACGTTGTAGCCATGCTTCGACAGTAGGTCCCCCGCCGTCAGCGAGCGTTTGCCGATGGCGCAATGCGTGTAGACGATGGTTCCTTTGGGCAGCTTCTCCATCAACCGCTTCAGATCGATGCCGTTGCGGAGTTCGCTGAGGGGCAGGAAGACGGCTCCAGCGACGTGCCCGCTGTCCCATTCCGACTTCTCGCGGACGTCGACCAGCACGGCCTTGCGTGCATCAACGTTCTCCTTCACGGTCTTGAGCGAATCGCGAGTGTGCTCCGCGGCCTGGCAGGCCGGTGCAACCATCGCCACTGCCAGCAGAGTTCCAAATGCAGCATGCTTGAACATCGACTTTCCTTCCGATGGGGAGAGAGAACTAGAAACCTCAATCAACGCAGGATTTCGACGAGGGCTGCGACAACATGATCGAGTTCGTCGACGGTCGTGCCGCGGCCCAGACTGAACCGAATGGTTCCGAGCGCAACATCCTCAGGGACGTGCATTGCCGCGAGAACGGGGCTGATGGTGATTGCGCCGGCGTGGCAGGCCGACCCGGTCGAGGCGGCAACGTTCGGAAGCCTGGCGAGGATGGCATTCCCGGACGATCCGCGGAAGCCAACGCTGAGCGTGTTAGGCAGGCCGTGCATCAGATCGCCATTCAGAACCACGCCATCTCCGCAGGCCGCATACAGGTTCTGCCAGAACCGATTTCGCAAGTCTCGGATGTGCGGTTCAGCAATCCACCGTTGCGACACGCTACAAGCCGCCCCGAGCCCAACGATTCCCAGCACGTTCTCGGTCCCGGCGCGTCGTCCCGCTTCGTGGCCTGCGCCGTGCAGCAACGGCACCAGCTCGACGCCTTCGCGCACGAACAAGGCTCCGACGCCCTTCGGTCCATAGAGTTTGTGACCGGCGACGGACAGGAGGTCGACGCCCAGCGCCTCGACGTCGACCGTGATCTTGCCGACCGACTGAGCCGCGTCCGTGTGACACAGGACATCGTGATCCCGAGCGATCCGGGCAATCTCCTCGATCGGCTGGACTGAGCCGACCTCGTTATTGGCATGCATGATCGACACCAGGATCGTGTCCGAGCCGATGGCCCGGCGGATGTCATCCGGATCGACCAGCCCGCAGCGATCCACCGGGACCAGCGTCACTCTGGCTCCGAGCGATTCGAGAAATCGACACGGTTCCAGGACTGCGGGATGCTCGATCTGACTGACGATGATGTGCGGAGTCGACACGCGGCCGCGACGGGCGAAGTACGCGCCCGTGATGGCATGGTTGTTGGCCTCAGTCCCGCCGGCCGTGAAGACCACCTCGGTCGCGTCGCAGCACAGCAGCGAGGCAACCTGAGAGCGTGCGCGTTCCACGGCATCGCGGGCCGGAACGCCCGCCCAATGCAAACTGGATGGATTCCCGTACGCCTCTTCCAGGAAAGGGCGCATGGCGGCCACGACCTCGGGGGCCAGCGGCGTCGTGGCGTTGTGGTCCAGGTAGATGCGGCGGTTCATCGGGCCAGCTTCCTGCGGCCCGCAGAGGAATCGGCCTTGGCCTTCGGCGAACGGGCCAGCGCTCTGGCCAGGCGATCCTTGTCGGCCTGAATCTCCTGCGGCGTCCGTTTCACAATCGGCTCGTCGCGCTCAACGAGGGCGAGCAGATCTTCCACGAGCCTCGGCCGGCTGAGGTAGTAGCAACGGACCGCCCCATCCTGAGCGTAGTCCACCAGCCGGGCATGGCGCAGCACGGCCAGGTGCTGGGAGATGTTCGCCTGGCGGGCCGGAAGCAGCTCTTCCATGTCCGTGACGCACTTCGGCCCGGCCAGCAGCTCGTGCAGGATCGCCAGCCGCGTCGAATGGGAAAACGCCTTGAGCAGCTCGGCGGCAGCCAGGGGATCTGTGGGAGCGGTCATGGTTTCGCCTGGGCGACTATATTCGGA harbors:
- a CDS encoding PP2C family protein-serine/threonine phosphatase, with the protein product MRRWPLGAHLLLAVNLPLAIMLAVLLVFEYRDEMDQALLEKEAGLADEAIAVHQAVVHLPNEASTKSTEDFIERVCEKMRVNRSPGHVIFVVRGRDVLLSHGHSQLSADENAALLNAFRDGRSRFVVQSKLVVLGGYEDEGTAVIIAELATNIRRSARQEVLWRLASLSALAVVAAAIVDTVLFRLITRPLRRMAASVDAVAGGEFGATLEVPRGRELQTLTQSFNSMSLELANEEHRRRREMERAREIQEHLLPTEVRVPGLVVRQNYQPAEDVAGDYYDLIPLSNGTWLIVIADVAGHGIPAAMAATLLKALLLCASQIHQNSDEILREVNRHIASLLPDGIFVTTLIAVWHPDTGQLVYVNAGHPSGLLWNSQLGFRELSASAVPVGILADVVYQPCEVQLTEDDRLVWFTDGLIEAFSPTGEMFGQKRLQELIATIGRGSLEGLHDAILSAVRAFVGDRALADDLTLLVIGRDAGTAEHPSK
- a CDS encoding sterol desaturase family protein, which gives rise to MSGSLEATLRLGVMFSVLAAMAVWEIVAPRRRLTVAKAPRWASNLGLVVLNTVVARLAVPVTAVGLADVAQSRGWGLFSLVDWPAWLEIALAVAVLDLAIYLQHVMFHAVPLFWRLHLVHHADLDFDVTTGLRFHTVEILLSALIKLGAVAVLGPSALAVLIFEVVLNATAMFNHSNARIPVAVDRWLRLLVVTPDMHRVHHSTVPVETNSNFGFNLPWWDFLLGTYRAQPSREHTTMEIGLPEVRDERTADRLPSMLLLPFRTDWRRRSK
- a CDS encoding cysteine desulfurase family protein, translated to MNRRIYLDHNATTPLAPEVVAAMRPFLEEAYGNPSSLHWAGVPARDAVERARSQVASLLCCDATEVVFTAGGTEANNHAITGAYFARRGRVSTPHIIVSQIEHPAVLEPCRFLESLGARVTLVPVDRCGLVDPDDIRRAIGSDTILVSIMHANNEVGSVQPIEEIARIARDHDVLCHTDAAQSVGKITVDVEALGVDLLSVAGHKLYGPKGVGALFVREGVELVPLLHGAGHEAGRRAGTENVLGIVGLGAACSVSQRWIAEPHIRDLRNRFWQNLYAACGDGVVLNGDLMHGLPNTLSVGFRGSSGNAILARLPNVAASTGSACHAGAITISPVLAAMHVPEDVALGTIRFSLGRGTTVDELDHVVAALVEILR
- a CDS encoding disulfide bond formation protein B — translated: MTESSGLATGEESRASTLATAALLMSLAGSAGSLSLSLGMGLKACPLCFYQRSFMMATAAILLFGRWLERDRSARMCVLSLPLVIAGLGVAIFHTWLARAGKLECPTAVLGWGDAPTQSLVAFLALTVVSLGAVWRSVPTNGGSLSLQVLGAIVLGSVMAWLSVASAPPLPPSPTQPYDPIKQPLDMCRPPYRGAE
- a CDS encoding efflux RND transporter periplasmic adaptor subunit, whose translation is MLLLQPVLVLAAGTLLFVGLGLAQRKGWISGGHGAKTAPGNGAVDHNVQYICPMMCTPPQAEPGRCPVCGMELVPSSHSQHGELRSVHIDPAARRIANIQTVAARSLSVTRSIRAIGELRYDEGTLKTISAYVDGRLDRLFADYTGIVVKEGDHLALLYSPQLYSGQVELLLARKARERSQALSTTKTLSSGPDLYASARERLKLLGMTDMQIGHLEERGAADSRLELCAPISGTVIEKLAVEGQYVKEGDPICKLADLSSVWLMLRLFPEDATAIRYGQKVEAEVQSLPGRKFSGRVAFVDPQVDPKTRTVGVRVVIPNEKGMLRVGDYARATIEVPFGTQEESLVYDPELADKWISPRHPQVMSSTPGQCSVCGVELVPAASLGFIGEPIAGSQAIVIPRDAVLMAGSHSVVYVETEPGRFEIRRVVLGPTTGDQIVIRSGIGEGERVATRGNFLIDSQMQLAGNPSLIDPTRAEPKREELLTPEMLAVLDKLATNDRRLAVEQQICPVTNLRLGSMGVPPRVIADGKTVFLCCPACEGKFKAAPDKYQAVLANRKTSAGPPPSFEDPLAGLSAEDRRLAKRQEVCPVADLKLGTMGQPVRLSVDGKPVFLCCEACRKSLLSEPDKYLKKLAARNSSEAKPSAEGEAAAGAPSLDDLEMFEIEEISPPESQKPKSRPGRGETR
- a CDS encoding ArsR/SmtB family transcription factor, translating into MTAPTDPLAAAELLKAFSHSTRLAILHELLAGPKCVTDMEELLPARQANISQHLAVLRHARLVDYAQDGAVRCYYLSRPRLVEDLLALVERDEPIVKRTPQEIQADKDRLARALARSPKAKADSSAGRRKLAR
- a CDS encoding rhodanese-like domain-containing protein → MFKHAAFGTLLAVAMVAPACQAAEHTRDSLKTVKENVDARKAVLVDVREKSEWDSGHVAGAVFLPLSELRNGIDLKRLMEKLPKGTIVYTHCAIGKRSLTAGDLLSKHGYNVRPLKPGYSELLQSGFQKADK
- a CDS encoding DsrE/DsrF/TusD sulfur relay family protein; the encoded protein is MAQFLFILNGPPYGNEHSYNGLRLADHLVRHEGNEVRVFLIGDAAACAKRGQKVPQGFYNLELMLRPIVRHQGQIGVCASCMDARGMTDAELVEGCQRSSMDELTSWTLWADKVLVF